The Dioscorea cayenensis subsp. rotundata cultivar TDr96_F1 chromosome 19, TDr96_F1_v2_PseudoChromosome.rev07_lg8_w22 25.fasta, whole genome shotgun sequence genome includes a window with the following:
- the LOC120283531 gene encoding ubiquitin-conjugating enzyme E2 variant 1D-like codes for MSSEDSHVVVPRSFRLLEELERGEKGIGDGTVSYGMDDADDIYMRSWTGTIIGPHNTVHDGRIYQLKLFCDKDYPDNPPTVRFQSQINMNCVNEETGMVEPSLFPMLANWKREYTMEDILTNLKKEMSSRENRRLCQPTGNDEQRVDQKGLMFRCNIL; via the exons ATGAGCTCCGAGGACTCTCATGTGGTTG TTCCAAGAAGTTTTAGATTGCTGGAAGAATTGGAGAGAGGGGAGAAGGGTATAGGTGATGGAACTGTCAGCTATGGTATGGATGATGCAGATGATATTTACATGCGTTCTTGGACTGGGACGATCATTGGTCCTCACAAC ACCGTCCATGATGGACGAATTTATCAACTAAAACTATTCTGTGACAAAGATTACCCAGACAATCCACCAACCGTGCGGTTCCAGTCTCAGATAAACATGAACTGTGTAAATGAGGAAACCGGAATG GTTGAACCCAGTTTGTTTCCAATGCTAGCAAATTGGAAGAGAGAATACACCATGGAGGACATACTGACTaatttgaagaaagaaatgTCGTCTCGTGAGAACCGAAGGCTGTGTCAGCCAACAG GTAATGATGAGCAGAGAGTTGATCAGAAGGGTTTAATGTTCAGGTGCAACATCCTCTAG
- the LOC120250119 gene encoding uncharacterized protein LOC120250119: MCILLKARMASLGINDKAEELSSLALSTKCVKMSKSSPRTRRVLSTPVRRSERLKGTSANVTERQLCLYGTPDEVTGREWCIVPARKRLFLGRCGSTGRGTIYNSVLGICCHFCRQKTLCCEDDCKHCRDGDIDQPCMGKTECSSCHSSNGVLCRACLKSRYGEELEDVRTNKNWMCPHCIEEKGINPFWICNSSICLKKRKMAPTGIAIYHAREMGYESVAHLLMYKLKMKLSQQ; the protein is encoded by the exons ATGTGCATTTTGCTGAAGGCTCGAATGGCATCTCTTGGGATTAACGATAAAGCGGAAGAGCTCTCCTCATTGGCCTTGTCCACCAAGTGCGTGAAAATGAGTAAAAGTTCCCCAAGAACACGAAGAGTTTTAAGCACTCCTGTTCGTCGGTCGGAGCGTTTGAAAGGAACCTCTG CTAACGTGACAGAGAGACAATTGTGTTTGTATGGAACCCCTG ATGAAGTGACAGGGAGAGAATGGTGTATCGTCCCGGCTCGAAAGAGACTATTTTTGGGGCGATGTGGAAGCACAGGCCGGGGAACTATTTATAATTCTGTTCTGGGGATTTGTTGCCATTTCTGCAG GCAAAAGACACTGTGTTGTGAAGATGACTGCAAACACTGCCGTGATGGGGATATCGATCAACCATGCATGG GCAAAACAGAATGCTCATCTTGCCATTCGAGCAATGGGGTCTTATGCCGTGCATGCCTCAAAAGTCGTTATGGAGAAGAATTGGAAGATGTTAGAACGAACAAGAATTGGATGTGCCCACACTGCATCGAAGAGAAAGGAATTAACCCATTCTGGATATGCAACAG TTCGATCTGTTTGAAGAAGCGAAAGATGGCACCGACGGGAATTGCCATTTATCATG CTCGCGAGATGGGGTATGAGTCTGTTGCTCATCTGCTGATGTATAAGCTGAAAATGAAATTAAGCCAGCAGTGA
- the LOC120283711 gene encoding nudix hydrolase 18, mitochondrial-like translates to MVSLVSRQGRQLQRYSDGGRRLVVGCIPYKFNVDKAISEGVDQRMEVLVISNQKGCGMMFPKGGWEIDETIKEAASREALEEAGVQGKIERKLGKWRYKSKSHDAFYEGIMFPLNVTEELVRWPEMDVRERRWVSVEEAKEGCQHLWMREALERLVRRLGHKSDST, encoded by the exons atggtGTCCTTGGTGTCCCGCCAGGGCCGGCAGTTGCAGCGTTATAGCGACGGTGGCCGGCGTCTTGTCGTTGG ATGCATACCTTATAAATTTAATGTAGATAAGGCAATTAGTGAAGGAGTGGATCAAAGAATGGAGGTCTTGGTAATTAGCAATCAGAAAGGATGTGGAATGATGTTCCCAAAG GGAGGTTGGGAAATAGATGAAACCATAAAAGAAGCAGCTTCACGAGAGGCACTGGAAGAAGCTGGTGTACAAGGAAAAATCGAG CGTAAGCTTGGCAAATGGCGATATAAGAGCAAAAGTCACGACGCCTTTTATGAAGGAATCATGTTCCCTTTAAATGTGACAGAGGAGCTAGTCCGATGGCCGGAGATGGATGTTCGTGAGCGGAGGTGGGTGAGTGTCGAAGAAGCAAAGGAGGGTTGCCAGCATTTGTGGATGAGAGAAGCATTGGAGAGACTGGTGCGGCGTCTCGGGCATAAATCTGACTCAACATAA